aatatGATCCATTtattgtgttaatttatttgAAAGAAAACCTTTTATGGATAAGTTAACCAGCCTTAACAATAATTGACATGGTTTACAGTTAGCTATAGATTGGCAATTCAATAAATACAAGTGTCTTTACTTTTAAACACATTATTTACAATGTTtagtgtttatttttaatgttttgtgtttttattcataAAGAAATTTTTTAATGTTGTGGTAAATAAGATGCTCTGCAAATACAAAATGATTTATTATGCTGATCGAGACACTTGGTGAACAATGGGGAACAGTATCTGCATGTTAGCAGTGTAGACCTATCATAAAAAATAATGGATTTGTTCCATTATTGGAAGGTTatcattaatttgaaaaaaaaacacgccccTAGTAGCATTAGTGCCActaaattgtgttatttttctGCTTTTTGTAATAAAGATATAAGTATGATTTCTCCAAAGTTTGGCGCTTCCAACATAATTATTTGTCAATACAGTCCCATTTTAATCaattaagggcactggacacgtttggtaattgtcaaagaccaaccttttcactaggtgtatcccaacataagcataaaataacaagctgtgaaaatttgagctaaatttttcatcgaagttgcgagaaaatgatgaaagaaaaaacacccttgttggacgaattcgtgtgctttcagataggaataaaagacttgtagccagaagtattttagtgagaaattacttctttctcgaaatctatgctacttcggagagagccgtttctcacaatgttttatgctataaacagctctccaaagatcgttaccaagtcagtttttaagttttaatatttgttttgagtaattaccaaacgtgaaccttccctttaaagtcaaTTTATTAATGGCTTATATAGAAGACGAAACGATCGTGACTATTGCGATGAGTTATTCGAAAGAAGTGCTATGGCATTTTCTGGTACTGTACAAGATAGGCCACAATTCTTGAATCCCCTTGGTAGCTCACAAAAACCTTTCCCCTCGTGGCACCAGATCCTGTAGTCGCAACCCCAACGGGACCGCCGTTGTGATGTGAGAATATACCCTTCCCATGCGCCTTGATGATCTGCCCTCCTGTCACCGGTCCGTCTTCTCTGCCGAAGACCAACACCGATTTGCCGTGGGAATCAAAGATCTGGACCCGTTGGTTTCCCGTGTCAGCTACTAGAACGAATCCACGGTCATCAATGGTTAACCCTTTGGGGTGGTTGAGCTGTCCTTGTCCACTCCCTTTAGACCCAATGGCTTTGATATATTTACCAGACAGAGAGAATACCTAGGAGTAAAGCAAATTTTACATTTGAATTATTTCAGTAAGAAAAAGCTAAATCTATTGCCCAGGGCTAATTATAAACGACCCcattaaaaaggaaaaatcaaaaaaattttaaaataatgtgcaaGTATAGTTCATTAATGTTTATGAAAACTGCAGGAACTTTCATAATTATAcgtcaaacaaatttatgaaactattttttttgtgaTGGGTTAATAATGGTCGTACCTGTATACGATTATTATTGGTGTCCGTCACCCACAGTCGGTTTTCTGGGCTAATGGCCAAAGAGTGCGGGTGGAGGAACTGCCCAGGCCCCCTTCCTCGCTCCCCAATCTGCCCGACGAGTGTGCCGTCGGTACGGTACATGACCACTGAATGGGTCTCATCACAACAGATGTACAACGTGTCCGAATCAGAATCGAGGGCAATACCGATTGGTCGATGACCAGCACACGTGATGGTGTTAACATCTTCACCAGTGTCAATGTCAAGGACCACAACGCATGCACTGTCCTTGTCCGTGACGTAAAGATGACGATGTGGCAAATCAACACACACTGCTTGAGGGTTGCCGAAATTAGAGAAGATCCCATCGTGTGTGAGGAGCCGTCTTGGAGACAACCCCGAAGATGTACACAGTCTGATACAACCATTTACTGAGTCAGTGACAGCGACAAGGTTGTCTCGGACAACACCCAAACCAGCTGGACCACCGTTCGGTCGCTTCTTAACACCTTGAAACCAACTTTTCCCGAACACTTTCATCTTGTGTATATCCCCGTACTGCCGGATTTTCTTAGGAACTTGATCCATGCCAAAGAATTTAGGATTATACGACGGAAGAGCCACAGAACTTTTACGACTGCAAATTGTAGAGTTACTGTCAGTAGAGCTTCTCCTTGATCTTAACGGAGGCACGTAGCCGATGGGAGGGAGATTCTGTGACCGTTCAAATTTTCTCATCAGATCGTCCTCCATATACGCCTGGACGGCAACATCGATTCCATAGAACGTCTTCGGCGGGCGATGGGCATCCGTTGCCTTGATGATCTTTAAGGGCATCTTTGCAGTCTGTTCACATACGCTATTCAACAGCTTGCTGGTCTGATGTGAAATTGCCGCACACTGTCCCCTCATGTGACCCAACTCTTCTCTATCAGGGTGATTTTCAAAGTCTTGTAATCTGCTCTCCACAAATGAGCAGTACTCTCCGGCCCGGTTATACTCACACATAGCCCGTGCTTGGATAGCTGCGGTTTCCTCCTTTAAAAACTCGTCCAGCTTCTGATGCAAGAGTCTTCTTCGCCTTCTCAGTAGGGTCACAGCACTCTCAATCTGTTTCCCGTTACTTATCCCAGCAATGTCCTCCCCTGAAGACTGCTGGACTCGGTCCCACAAATCAACACACTTGTTGAAATCATTCACGTTTGCCCTAAGCCGATGGAATTCTGCTTTGAGTGACATTAGTTCACCTGAGTTGTCGCCCGGTCGGGCTTCCTGTATCCCAAGTAACCACCGCTCTTCCAGCTCAAGTAGGGCGGCAATCTTGGTATCATCTGGGAAACTTTCGCCTGTGGTCGGTAACTGATGGCTAGATATACACTCTGGGCATACGATCTCACCACTGCTGCTGAGTCCTTCTAGACAAGCACAGCAGAATGTGTGATGACACGGGAGGATCTTAGGAGTATGGAACCGCTCCCGGCATATACCACATCTGATGATCCTGGTTAGGCCTTCTTCCATCACACGGTGATATTCACTGGAACTCATCTTCACAGTCTTATGGTCTAAAACAAGGAAACAAATAATCACACAAACAAAGCAGAAAAGTCAATACGGCACTGAATTTATAAAGTGGCATTGACTTTAATTTTTGGGTACAAGTTTTTTCTTACGACAGTTGGTTTGCCGAACATTCCTGAAATGAAGACAGCTTTTTCATATTAAAAGTTATTGGCTGGTCAACTTTTGATTGCAGAGCTAAGACctaacacacacacaattgccATGCTATTCTTATAACTATTGTTTCGccaaatttttataatttttttaaataatgtccTAAAACTTCATTACATTGTTCCATTTTACCCCCTTGTTCTAATAATTATGCaataatttcatttaatttcattttcatttattaatttcacaggtaaaaatgcaagtacagacaataagaacagtaacaaaacaaaaacatgtacatacaataattagagagagaaaaaagaaaaaaagtagcacccctgatggatttttaaaaagtaaactaaatattactatcgagttaatctcctgatgacCCATTATGGGTCACAGTGTAAAGCAAAGTCGTATCTCATCATCAACAAATAAGATGATTTCATTGTCAAAAAATGATTGTTTGTCAGAACGCCAGCTTTCTATGCCatattttttaatcgatgttaAAAATGTGTTCCACTAGTTAATATTGTATATTGTAGCTCATGGGCAAACGGCGCTTTACAGATGGCGGGGTGTGACTATTGAAATCAGTACAATTGGGGCCGCAGGTTGACGTCCTCGAACTTTGTGTAAAACCTGCTGCCAATTAGGCCTATTATAAAACAAACGAGCTGATGCTTTTAGAACAATtggtttaaaatattattctatCTGGTTCCCTGAACTGCCGAAGGCGGTTTTAATGAGTTATTAATGAAAACTATCTGTAAA
Above is a window of Asterias rubens chromosome 11, eAstRub1.3, whole genome shotgun sequence DNA encoding:
- the LOC117296890 gene encoding RING finger protein nhl-1-like; translated protein: MSSSEYHRVMEEGLTRIIRCGICRERFHTPKILPCHHTFCCACLEGLSSSGEIVCPECISSHQLPTTGESFPDDTKIAALLELEERWLLGIQEARPGDNSGELMSLKAEFHRLRANVNDFNKCVDLWDRVQQSSGEDIAGISNGKQIESAVTLLRRRRRLLHQKLDEFLKEETAAIQARAMCEYNRAGEYCSFVESRLQDFENHPDREELGHMRGQCAAISHQTSKLLNSVCEQTAKMPLKIIKATDAHRPPKTFYGIDVAVQAYMEDDLMRKFERSQNLPPIGYVPPLRSRRSSTDSNSTICSRKSSVALPSYNPKFFGMDQVPKKIRQYGDIHKMKVFGKSWFQGVKKRPNGGPAGLGVVRDNLVAVTDSVNGCIRLCTSSGLSPRRLLTHDGIFSNFGNPQAVCVDLPHRHLYVTDKDSACVVVLDIDTGEDVNTITCAGHRPIGIALDSDSDTLYICCDETHSVVMYRTDGTLVGQIGERGRGPGQFLHPHSLAISPENRLWVTDTNNNRIQVFSLSGKYIKAIGSKGSGQGQLNHPKGLTIDDRGFVLVADTGNQRVQIFDSHGKSVLVFGREDGPVTGGQIIKAHGKGIFSHHNGGPVGVATTGSGATRGKVFVSYQGDSRIVAYLVQYQKMP